In Cicer arietinum cultivar CDC Frontier isolate Library 1 chromosome 7, Cicar.CDCFrontier_v2.0, whole genome shotgun sequence, the genomic window TTATCttttattgaaaatgaaaaaatagtaactcttttattgaaaatgaaaaaataggGTAGTAAAAGAAATAGCCCCGCTAATTctatatataagataaataatgaaaattattaatgtCATGGTCTAAAAATTTGAGTGTTTTTTGAATTTAACGGAATTGTCATTAAAgtttacttaaaataaaaaaactattaggaatctcttaaaaaaatgaacataaaattgtcttttaaattaaattgagtttagaagtcgattatgcgtagaaaatatattagtatatgacatccgttaaaatataGTTACCTATAAGTAAttgtgtaaaattaatattaacttaaacgTATTTActtctccttattattaaatatgaatatcaatttttttttaatgtggtTTTGAAATAAATGTGTGCTTTAAGAAAGAagggaaaaataaaataaaaaattctttaatGTGCTTGACAATAGTGTGATATTTCTCCTACCTATCTTCCAGTGCGATGGAGAAGTAAAAACTACCTAGTTTTTGAGTAAAAAATGTGGATGTATtgattgttttcaaaaaatttgtgctttgttattgataaaaaaaattgttttgacggaaaaaaaatgagtttatttgatttgaataattatttaaaaaaatgaattttaagactatcaaattgtacaactcgtgtctcaaaaactcaatgagtaaaaagatgtctcatccagttaattaatttaagaatatatatatttttattattttcagttttaaaattgagttttaaagcCACCAAAcggtacaacttgtgtcttaacaatttaaagattaaaaatatatcatatctagttaatataatatttatttattgtgaatatttttaagaaaaagtaaaatgaagttgaaactataaaataaaaatattttatttggacattgattaataaaaaaaaaagtgaatgagTGGTCTGGGTTGAACACCCAACTCTTTCTGTTTAACTAATACTAAAATGAATACAAATGAGTAAACatatcgtttttttttttaaataaataaataaataaacatatatgacattaaacaacaaaatcaaatgaaaaaggAAAACTCTAAAATGGACATAGAGGGAGTGGGAGACTGCAAACAAATTCACACAAAGAGAGATGAATTTCATTGTTAAGAGAGAAAGTGAGAGAaaacaaacacacacaaaatgACTGCGAAAAAGGGCATTGTCTGCACTGGTGGTTCACCGGAATTCGAAGTTGGCAGAGGTGTCCGGGTGGACGTTCTAACGGTAGCCAACAATAGAAATAGAGGTCGATTTGATGACAATTTCATAAGAGATTTGTAAAGGATGATGGAGGTGGTGATATGTGCGACTCATGCTCTCTTTAACTCTATACATTTTTCTATATTCTACTGCTTAGTTTTCTtcttctatgtttttttttttttttcatttctcaaacatttttctctttatattttttgttattattttgatgGTAGTAGAAAGATGATGATTTGTATGATTGAGGTTGTTGAAGGCTAGAAGATGGAAATGTGTTGGTATGATTTAGCCTAATCTCTTGCTGATTATAGATTTCTcagcttttattttttacatatttttttatttcctttctcTGGTGtcatatttaagaaaaatttcactccctttatttaatatttggtTATTAATTTATAGGATACAAGGATGAATCGTTGCGTCCATAAGATAAATTAAGTTATGATTTTTCTATTGTTTTGCATAAATTATAGAGTGAGAAGTGAAGATGAAACTTCTATTTTTTTGTGGAGTGCAAAATTTGTGAAATGAAACTTCTATTTTTTGATGGAGTATAAAGTTGGTGAAGATTAAAAAAGAGAACAACATGAAAGCTTAAAATGTGGAGGAGAGACTTGTACTATTTataccaaaaatattatttttatttatttgttagttatagttactttttatttatttatttatttattttatatttttataatgtaaatTGTACgctttattaaaatattattgagaATGTGAGCTTAATTATTAaactaaatttatgattttgattttgatttttttagaaaattttttaGTACAATAAAGTATGATCGtaagtatataaaattaaacatataattatgacttattattatttagaattttttaattgactGAACACAATTGGGGTACACAaccaaaatcaaataatttaatttaatgttataattttgaaaatgtttcTAAATATAATTCTGATGTCAGATAATTTGTACACCTATGCTTTGTATTTTCGttacaacaaaaacaaacaaaaaatcaataatttccttatatttgaaaattccaaacaaaaaaaacttagtCATGAATAggaaaatttcaacaattttcatataaattttctatataagttatttctaaaaaagttaaattatttatataaagtatcagatcaaaattattattgaaaGTTTATAAAATTAGCTGTAAACACTCTATAAGCATATAATGAACTGTTTTTGTAAATTGTTGTAAATCGCCTCACAAATAAGGGAATACAAATAATGCAATAacaattttcttaataaaaaacaaaaagaaattgcaAGTGCATTAATGTTTAATTGCACATGCCCTTAACTTAATGAGAACCCTTAACTTAAGCCACCACCTTTACCTGTTCCCATTCATGAATGGTCAAACTCAAGCtaaaaaataaactgaaaaccaacacaaaataatttagaattagaGAAACCAATACGTCACCGTATTAAAGAGTCATATTAAGGTCCAcacaattttaattcaaaacagaaaaattctcctttttcttttcctttgccttcttcttctcttcatcTCTCAATTCCACTCCGTTTGGTGCCATTCCATTTCCACGTGGAGCACCGGATCCGAACACTCTCCGTCGTTTAATCTCCCTTTTCCGGCGACTTCACGTTCTCCAACATGAATCCCGAGTAGTACGTTCctctattttttcaatttttaatttcttcaattATCTGAAATTTTAATCCTTTTTTATGATATTCGTAATTGTTTTTCAAAAGGGTAGCTATGATTATGATTAATTCGGGCGGATTGTTTTTTTTGGGGGTAATTTGTGTCGATTTTTTTGCGTTTTTAATAACCCTAGATTGGATCAGCTTTGTAATTGACTcgattgatttttttattaattaaattttctatttttcatgATATTGTAGAAGAATTTGGGGTTATTTTATTGATTGGATTTTGAAAGTGATAGTTTTTACCTTGATCTTGTTGTAGTTTTATTGGTTTCAAATATCATTGTGTAATTGAAGCATGTATATGTCTCTCACATGGACTTTATTTATCCTTCAATCCAAcgtataataataatgttaaaattacataaaaaaggTGGCGCCTTTATTATTCTCTAATGATTAGAAACTCCAATAAAATGGATTCACGGTGTGAATAATTTGAACTGGAATTTCATTGTGGAACTATTGGCCTATGCTTCCTTTTGTGAGTTTATTATTATCACCACTTAGCAATTGGTGAACAATATTTGTCTGTAACTATATACTCGaaatgtaaataataattacattatttatattttgttttagatGGATCAATTTGACAGAATATTGATCAGTATCTGTAGATTTTTAATACTCGTGATTTGTTGTTTTACAGCTTCCATAGTTGTCATAATACATGTATATACGTGTCTGTGTTTATGAAATGATTGTGGTTGGTCTTTGGTTGAGTTTCTAAGGTCAACTATTATTAGTGTATTTCGATAGAGAAACACAGCAAGTATCTTATTCTTATCTTTTGCAGTGATTATCTGTTCAAGCTCCTTCTTATTGGAGACTCTGGTGTTGGTAAATCATGCCTTCTTCTAAGATTTGCTGTAAGCAATCTActgtttatcatattttatatttcaattttgtattattttcttCTACCAGGTTACCATGTTTTCCCTCTCTTTTATATTGGTTATTTGTCATATAAAAAAGATTTACATGCTTTTAGTAAACTTGTTTGAAATGATATAAACAGTACCTTACTAAAAAATATCTACGTGTTTATCCTCTGTTCTCAGTTTTTTATTTAGGAATTTTTCGGGGGTGTTACTTAAGAGTTCTTTAAAATGTATAATTCGAACAATGATTTGTAAAGAGTTCTCCATACATTATTCAGCAATCTAAAGTTTGTAGATATTTGTCAGGTGACTGGTTGTTTGGATTTCCTTTCTGTCTTTTGGTAATCCGAGCAAGTTGAGTACAATTTATTTctggaaatatatattaaaggcTAACACTGGGATGTCCATTGAATATAGTCACGGTAACACCGATTTATGTATTAAAGAAGGATGCTTAACGAGGAAACCTTGGAATTGTCCAAGAACATTGGTAGTGATCCTGTAGTGTTTCCTTGCTTGTAGTTGTCAACTCAATGAAAATTACAAATGGTTACAAGCCACTATCCCTGTTGATTTTTTGTTGTCTAAAGGATTAACATTAAATCAGTATAACACTATGATAGGCACTAGGATATATTTATGTGCTTCTGCCTTGAATTTATGATGATCTGCAAAATAATCTTATCTGGTTTATGTAAGCTCATGTCTAGTGTTATTATGTGTTGTTATGTATTTCTGGAAAGTTTTAACTCCTTACTTGAATTCCTTTACTCTCCATTTGGTTCATCATGGTAATTGGTAATGGTATACTGCTGAAAACACAGTAATTTAAATCATTAACTTTATGATATACTGCAGGATGATTCATACATTGATAGCTACATAAGCACCATCGGAGTTGATTTTGTAAGTAcaacatttcaattttgttttagctTGAACTCATTTGAAATTGTGTCTCAAGTCTGAATTTATAATATCACGTTCTTTTGTGCAGAAAATACGAACTGTTGAGCAGGATGGGAAGACAATTAAACTACAGATTGTATGTATTTCTGAGATTGGCTTTGTTCTGCTtctttattttctaatattatACTTTCAGTAAGCCtaatatatactcttttcttttaatcCTACATAAAATATACTTTTCCTTTTGAGGTATTTGTTGATTGTAATTTTTAAGATCATACTCTTTGAAACTGTTAAGTTTCTAGACCATATGGACCATTGAAATTCAAGGTTGAAGGTTGTATAGacatgattgtttttttttccttcttatcTAATTTACAATCTGTTCTTGTAGTGGGATACTGCCGGGCAAGAACGATTTAGGACAATAACCAGTAGCTACTATCGTGGGGCACATGGAATCATTGTGAGTATTGTTTTTGCAACATAAGAGTTTAAACATGGAATACTCCTGCTACTGTTTTTGGATTTCTTTGCATTCTCTACTAATTTGTTCCTTTGCCAGATTGTTTATGACGTGACAGATGAAGAGAGCTTCAATAATGTGAAGCAGTGGCTCAGTGAAATCGACCGCTATGCCAGTGATAATGTTAACAAGCTTTTGGTTGGAAACAAGAGTGATCTGACAGCAAATAGAGCTGTCTCATATGATACAGCTAAAGTATGACTTTTATATATGTTGCATTCTTTTCTTATTaaggaaataatatttttagtgtGTGTCCATGTTTACTTTCGAATAATGTTCATGCTGCTGCTCCAGAACACCTCAGACTGCCTTTTTTCTCTCTCAATTGCAGGAATTTGCAGATCAAATCGGCATACCTTTTATGGAAACAAGTGCAAAAGATGCTACAAATGTGGAAGGGGCATTCATGGCCATGGCTGCTGCCATCAAGGATAGGTGGCCATtgtttctatttattattatttatttaaatgaccAATGTTAGTAAGTAGTTGTTTATTTTTGTTCGAAGGAGGAGTTAAATTTGTGACCTCCTTGTCACTCCAACTCCCCTAAACCACCAAACCACCTTATGACTCCCTGTTCCTGTTTATTATTGAACGACAGATACTAAAATAAACCACCTAATTTAGTGTAACATAACCTTTGAGGTAGGCTCAAGCATAAATTATTTTCCAACTTCCAGAAAGAAATAACTAAACACCTTACCAATATTCTTTTAGTTATAGTAATCTTCTCGACATTCTCAGTAATCAAGTGGTTGGACTCAAGTAAGTAGTTAATGAGATTCAATTAAGAACGAATCGTTCAAGAGACCCAAGTTTGAATCTTGGCTGAAACAACTCTAGGCTAGACTTTACTTACCTTCTTACCGAATTCTGGATTACTAGAGTCTCTTGTACTTGGGAACCGGAGGATTAAGACAAAAAATTGGCATTCTTAGATTCCAAATCTAGGAAAGTGAAATAAATACAAAGGTCAAATTATAGTCTTTTTTATTGTGAACTTAATCATAATGGTTAAGATATTTACAGTACATTTTCTAATGATAATGACTAGTTTTCTGAgcttgattttaaattttagacttTTTGCTTTATCCTTGCTCTAGTTGTATATAAATGAATGACTTTCTTCActattgaatatttatttatcatgttTAGCATTGATTCCTTCCAAGCATGTTTTCTGATGGTAACTTTATCCTGAATATAGAATGGCAAGCCAACCGTCCGCAAACAATGCAAGGCCTCCGACGGTGCAGATTAGAGGACAACCAGTTGGGCAAAAAGGTGGTTGCTGCTCTTCTTAGCCAGATGACATGGCATTTCACCTGGTCTGTTGCTTGACCCTTTTCATGTAAGATTTGTTATGTCACTAAATAGTTGACCAATGTCGCATAATCTGTCAAATGGTTTGGGAATTTGGCTTAGATGATCCCATTCTTTACATACACTTGAATGGTATGCTTGTGCTAAGTATAGTAAGTACTTGTGTTGATGATATATATCTATGTTTCTGCTCATATTATCTAATCTATTTTTACTAAGAGGACATACTAGTAGTTTTCTTTTACTCAAAACACGTGCTGTCTTGTGATGATTGACTTGAATTGGTGGGTGATAAGCCATGCAAACTTCCAAAACCTATATGAACAAGTATTGATTATCCACTAATAAGGTTGTTAAGAGTTATAATGAAAAGTTTTGGtagtatttaattatatttgagcTCAAATGGGTTGTTTCCAAAATGTGATTGCTACTCCCAAATTTTAGTGCCACCAACAAACTTTCAAAGTTTCTCAAACCTATTCCTCATCTTTCAATCAGTT contains:
- the LOC101514122 gene encoding ras-related protein RABD2a-like gives rise to the protein MNPEYDYLFKLLLIGDSGVGKSCLLLRFADDSYIDSYISTIGVDFKIRTVEQDGKTIKLQIWDTAGQERFRTITSSYYRGAHGIIIVYDVTDEESFNNVKQWLSEIDRYASDNVNKLLVGNKSDLTANRAVSYDTAKEFADQIGIPFMETSAKDATNVEGAFMAMAAAIKDRMASQPSANNARPPTVQIRGQPVGQKGGCCSS